The following coding sequences are from one Microbacterium sp. SORGH_AS_0969 window:
- a CDS encoding AMP-binding protein, which yields MTLTATERYRAARDELLAARTDPDRAAAFTWPRFEGSFNWAIDWFDPMARGNHAPALIVVDDDGTHHQRTFDELARRSDQVAAWLASRGVRRGDAVLLMLGNQVELWEAMLGIMKLGGVIAPTTTALGAGDLADRIERAEIRHVIVGASDAEKFDDLPEGLGRIVVGGQHAGWAAYDDAFLAEADPARHPETLADDRLLLYFTSGTTSKPKLVEHTHASYPVGHLSTMYWLGLQPGDVHLAISSPGWAKHAWSLFFAPWIAGATVLALNYSRFSAERLLDELERDRVTTFCAPPTVWRMLIQADLAGRRGALREVVSAGEPLNPEVIATVQRAWGLDIRDGYGQTEMTAVVANNPGSPARAGVDGTPAARVPRRADRSGDRRAGRRGRDLPRPVGAAAQPHDRLRRRPGTQRRVHRERSVPHGRRGAPRRPRHDHLHRSHRRRVQVLGLQDQPVRARERAHRAPRRGRGGRRSRPGRPAAVRAQGLRRARRGIRGR from the coding sequence ATGACCCTCACCGCCACCGAGCGCTACCGCGCCGCCCGTGACGAACTCCTCGCGGCGCGCACCGACCCCGACCGCGCGGCGGCGTTCACCTGGCCACGGTTCGAGGGATCCTTTAACTGGGCGATCGACTGGTTCGACCCGATGGCGCGAGGCAACCACGCTCCGGCTCTGATCGTCGTCGACGACGACGGCACCCACCACCAGCGCACCTTCGACGAGCTCGCCCGCCGATCGGACCAGGTCGCCGCGTGGTTGGCATCCCGGGGCGTCCGTCGCGGGGACGCGGTCCTGCTCATGCTCGGCAATCAGGTCGAGCTGTGGGAGGCGATGCTCGGCATCATGAAGCTCGGCGGCGTGATCGCGCCGACGACGACCGCTCTCGGCGCCGGCGACCTCGCCGATCGGATCGAGCGGGCCGAGATCCGGCACGTCATCGTCGGAGCCTCGGATGCCGAGAAGTTCGACGACCTGCCCGAAGGTCTGGGCCGCATCGTGGTGGGCGGTCAGCACGCGGGATGGGCCGCGTACGACGACGCGTTCCTCGCCGAGGCGGACCCCGCGCGGCATCCGGAGACCCTCGCCGACGACCGCCTGCTGCTCTACTTCACGTCGGGGACCACGTCGAAGCCGAAGCTCGTCGAGCACACGCACGCGTCGTATCCCGTGGGGCACCTCTCGACGATGTACTGGCTGGGTCTCCAACCCGGCGACGTGCACCTCGCCATCAGCTCGCCGGGGTGGGCGAAGCACGCGTGGAGTCTCTTCTTCGCGCCGTGGATCGCCGGGGCCACCGTGCTCGCCCTCAACTACTCGCGCTTCTCGGCCGAGCGTCTGCTCGACGAGCTCGAGCGCGACCGCGTCACGACGTTCTGCGCTCCGCCGACCGTGTGGCGCATGCTGATCCAGGCCGACCTCGCCGGGCGTCGGGGGGCGCTGCGCGAGGTCGTCTCGGCGGGCGAGCCGCTCAACCCCGAGGTCATCGCGACCGTGCAGCGCGCGTGGGGCCTCGACATCCGCGACGGCTACGGCCAGACCGAGATGACCGCCGTGGTCGCGAACAACCCCGGGAGCCCAGCTCGTGCCGGGGTCGATGGGACGCCCGCTGCCCGGGTGCCCCGTCGTGCTGATCGATCCGGTGACCGGAGAGCCGGCCGACGAGGGCGAGATCTGCCTCGACCTGTCGGTGCGGCCGCTCAACCTCATGACCGGCTACGTCGGCGACCCGGAACGCAACGACGAGTCCACCGCGAACGGTCTGTTCCACACGGGAGACGTGGCGCGCCGCGACGACCTCGGCACGATCACCTACATCGGTCGCACCGACGACGTGTTCAAGTCCTCGGACTACAAGATCAGCCCGTTCGAGCTCGAGAGCGTGCTCATCGAGCACCCCGCCGTGGTCGAGGCGGCCGTCGTTCCCGCCCCGGACGACCTGCGGCTGTCCGTGCCCAAGGCCTACGTCGTGCTCGCCGCGGGATTCGAGGCCGGTGA